A section of the Streptomyces sp. NBC_00102 genome encodes:
- a CDS encoding helix-turn-helix domain-containing protein translates to MELDELGLVPDEAAVYRLLIARTSVRAEEIGDAAGLPAERATAALRSLVARGLVVRAADGQRYSAAPPAVALGAELAAHRERLQRAEVTVARLAETYRMATADRAQRELVEIVEGSEAISTRYRQLQLSARSTIDIFSAGRPQAVTPADSEEVTAMARDVRVRAVIDQGFLREPGAAENVAQSLADGVRVRTVTEVPYKLILCDESVAMLPLHGRDADVDPAVVLRGGLAHMARELFEQVWERASPYQEAAGVGFDPVDVHILRLLLAGLTDTAVATQVGLSARTVQRRIQLMMSHAGATSRLQLGWYAGQHGWV, encoded by the coding sequence ATGGAACTCGACGAGCTCGGCCTCGTGCCGGACGAAGCGGCGGTCTACCGGCTGCTCATCGCCCGGACGTCGGTCCGTGCGGAAGAGATCGGCGACGCGGCTGGCCTGCCCGCCGAAAGGGCCACCGCCGCACTGCGCTCCCTGGTGGCCCGTGGCCTCGTCGTCCGCGCCGCCGACGGCCAGCGGTATTCCGCGGCGCCCCCGGCCGTCGCGCTGGGCGCCGAGCTCGCAGCGCACCGCGAGCGGCTGCAGCGCGCCGAGGTGACGGTGGCGCGGCTCGCGGAGACGTACCGCATGGCGACCGCGGACCGTGCCCAGCGCGAACTCGTGGAGATCGTCGAGGGCAGCGAGGCCATCAGCACCCGCTACCGGCAGTTGCAGCTGTCCGCACGCAGCACCATCGACATCTTCTCGGCGGGCAGGCCCCAGGCGGTCACCCCGGCGGACAGCGAGGAGGTGACGGCCATGGCCCGCGACGTGCGGGTGCGTGCCGTCATCGACCAGGGCTTCCTGCGCGAACCGGGTGCCGCGGAGAACGTAGCGCAGTCCCTGGCCGACGGGGTCCGGGTCCGGACCGTCACCGAAGTGCCGTACAAGCTGATCCTCTGCGACGAATCCGTGGCGATGCTGCCGCTGCACGGGCGGGACGCCGACGTCGACCCGGCGGTCGTGCTGCGCGGCGGCCTTGCCCACATGGCCCGGGAACTGTTCGAGCAGGTGTGGGAGCGCGCCAGCCCCTACCAGGAGGCGGCGGGCGTCGGCTTCGACCCGGTCGACGTGCACATCCTGCGACTGCTGCTCGCCGGGCTCACCGACACCGCCGTTGCCACGCAGGTGGGTCTTTCGGCCCGGACCGTGCAGCGCCGCATCCAGCTGATGATGTCCCACGCCGGTGCGACCTCGCGGCTCCAGCTGGGCTGGTACGCCGGTCAGCATGGGTGGGTGTGA
- a CDS encoding S8 family serine peptidase has product MRSIPRRRYLPAATALTMALIGWGSVTAPAADADPAAGAGASAPAGTSYDITLVTGDLVHYTDLPGNHDVVTVDPAGAGSDGVEVQTRGDDTYVIPRQAMSLLAAGKLDERLFNVTGLVAMGYDDAHTDTVPVIATAPAAVRTAKAQPKVPVTPEGTESVRTLSSIHAKALRADKGRTTSFWKDIAPGSDPKSLSGGIGKLWLDGKVEASLATETAQIKATDAWQQGLDGTGVKVAVLDTGADLDHPDLVGQVDATASFVPGQGVDDGNGHGTHTASTIAGTGAASGGKEKGAAPGARLLVGKVLGNEGTGEESYSIAGMEWAKAQGADIVSMSLGTPDGSDGTDPTSQAVNELSADGGPLFVIAAGNAYDPGTIGSPGAAASALTVAAVDRNDDRAEFSSQGPLIRTHSLKPDVSAPGTDVSAAASQSVPGWTGGLYRTMSGTSMATPLVAGSAAILKERHPDWSGERIKKALMSTSDKTAETPYAAGTGRVNVASAISATIEATGSVEAAAYDWPNADAQTETRTVAYRNDGAADVTLALALDTDADAYSLSQSSVTVPAHGTATVTLTLDPSKVPAGTTFSGHVVATDTATGQAVAHTGFALFKEAEMYDYTIKLTGRDGKPLSGNVALHTSDSSESNIIAVDGEKTLRLPPGRYTTTAYVEVPGDTADSLGQALLISDEATLGEGHSSGTADLDATKVRKAYAVPERESEETQAVFNLQRTYDDGAGVNWSTSWILAAKYDSLYLAPTKKVSDGSMRAFLHWRLRQKALDAKTGNGRDIELTAQPDTAYHDGSSTLRTVYAGRGTAADYTGLDVRGKAVIVDRTSDVTPAARAQAAADAGATLLVVVNSTPGRLYQSYGGADGLTVASVRQGDGARLISEAKSGSGRLRVKQQQYPDYSYDLVQQFKDVIPDKSLAYKPDDHDLARVENSVYAAPGTLGYGGRYFIPAWGAGLGGDAYEKWSRTTTEYVTGNTTAVGSWYEQHTGLGAADGYFERASTDSYAGGRRYDAAWFKPVQAPRLGDTYVPYQTSTNTLSWNVAMWSGGDDGHVGAGGGTKQTTLYRGDTQLATSKSQSGRAYNLSAGSYKLIATGQRTTAAWPGTTSTSTTWGFDYKPLPTGTARANVPMLNLDYDVDTDLQGTARAGKRLTLGLRSATYDGATAATSAALQVSYDDGVTWQDAKLKRAGDGSWTTVLDTPRDAKSVSLRATAGAPGGLTIGQDVSRAITLK; this is encoded by the coding sequence ATGCGATCCATACCCAGACGCCGATACCTCCCCGCCGCCACCGCGCTCACCATGGCGCTGATCGGGTGGGGATCGGTCACCGCCCCGGCGGCCGACGCCGATCCGGCCGCCGGGGCCGGGGCCAGTGCCCCGGCCGGCACGTCCTACGACATCACCCTCGTCACGGGTGATCTCGTGCACTACACCGACCTGCCCGGGAACCACGACGTGGTGACCGTGGACCCGGCCGGGGCGGGCTCCGACGGCGTCGAGGTGCAGACCCGCGGCGACGACACCTACGTCATCCCGCGCCAGGCCATGTCTCTGCTCGCCGCCGGGAAGCTCGACGAGCGGCTGTTCAACGTCACCGGCCTGGTGGCGATGGGGTACGACGACGCACACACGGACACCGTTCCGGTGATCGCGACCGCCCCGGCCGCCGTCCGCACGGCGAAGGCACAGCCGAAGGTCCCGGTCACGCCCGAGGGCACCGAGTCGGTCCGTACGCTGTCCTCGATCCACGCGAAGGCGCTGCGCGCCGACAAGGGCCGGACCACGTCGTTCTGGAAGGACATCGCGCCCGGCTCCGACCCGAAGTCCCTGTCGGGCGGCATCGGCAAGCTGTGGCTCGACGGCAAGGTCGAGGCCTCGCTCGCCACCGAGACCGCGCAGATCAAGGCCACGGACGCCTGGCAGCAGGGCCTGGACGGCACGGGCGTCAAGGTCGCCGTGCTCGACACCGGCGCGGACCTCGACCACCCGGACCTCGTCGGGCAGGTCGACGCCACCGCGAGCTTCGTGCCCGGCCAGGGCGTCGACGACGGCAACGGCCACGGCACGCACACCGCCTCCACCATCGCCGGTACCGGAGCCGCCTCCGGCGGCAAGGAGAAGGGCGCGGCCCCGGGGGCCCGCCTCCTGGTCGGCAAGGTGCTCGGCAACGAGGGCACCGGTGAGGAGTCGTACTCGATCGCGGGCATGGAGTGGGCCAAGGCGCAGGGCGCGGACATCGTGTCGATGAGCCTCGGCACCCCTGACGGGTCCGACGGCACGGACCCGACGTCGCAGGCCGTGAACGAGCTCTCCGCGGACGGCGGCCCGCTGTTCGTGATCGCCGCGGGCAACGCCTACGACCCGGGCACCATCGGCTCCCCGGGCGCCGCCGCCTCCGCGCTGACGGTGGCCGCGGTCGACAGGAACGACGACCGCGCCGAGTTCTCAAGCCAGGGCCCGCTGATCCGCACGCACAGCCTCAAGCCGGACGTCTCCGCCCCCGGCACGGACGTGTCCGCCGCCGCCTCGCAGTCGGTGCCGGGCTGGACGGGCGGCCTGTACCGAACGATGAGCGGTACGTCGATGGCGACGCCGCTCGTGGCGGGATCGGCAGCGATCCTCAAGGAGCGGCACCCCGACTGGAGCGGCGAGCGCATCAAGAAGGCGCTGATGTCGACGTCGGACAAGACCGCCGAGACGCCGTACGCGGCGGGCACCGGCCGGGTGAACGTGGCCTCGGCCATCAGCGCCACCATCGAGGCGACGGGCTCCGTCGAGGCCGCCGCGTACGACTGGCCGAACGCCGACGCGCAGACGGAGACCCGCACTGTCGCCTACCGCAATGACGGCGCCGCGGACGTCACGCTGGCCCTCGCTCTCGACACGGACGCCGACGCGTACTCGCTGTCACAGTCCTCGGTGACGGTCCCCGCACACGGCACCGCCACGGTGACCCTGACACTCGACCCGTCCAAGGTCCCCGCGGGCACCACGTTCTCCGGCCATGTCGTCGCCACGGACACCGCGACCGGCCAGGCGGTCGCGCACACCGGCTTCGCCCTCTTCAAGGAGGCGGAGATGTACGACTACACCATCAAGCTGACGGGCCGGGACGGCAAGCCGCTGTCGGGCAACGTCGCACTCCACACGTCGGACTCCAGCGAGTCCAACATCATCGCCGTCGACGGTGAGAAGACGCTGCGCCTGCCGCCCGGCCGCTACACCACGACCGCTTACGTCGAGGTACCCGGCGACACCGCCGACTCGCTCGGCCAGGCGCTGCTGATCTCGGACGAGGCCACGCTCGGCGAAGGCCACTCGTCCGGAACGGCCGACCTGGACGCGACGAAGGTGCGCAAGGCGTACGCGGTCCCGGAGCGGGAGAGCGAGGAGACGCAGGCCGTCTTCAACCTCCAGCGCACCTACGACGACGGCGCGGGCGTCAACTGGTCCACCTCCTGGATACTGGCCGCCAAGTACGACTCGCTGTACCTGGCGCCGACGAAGAAGGTGTCGGACGGTTCGATGCGTGCGTTCCTGCACTGGCGGCTGCGGCAGAAGGCGCTCGACGCAAAGACCGGCAACGGGCGGGACATCGAGCTGACGGCGCAGCCGGACACCGCGTACCACGACGGCTCGTCGACCCTGCGCACCGTGTACGCGGGCCGGGGCACGGCGGCCGACTACACCGGCCTCGACGTCCGCGGCAAGGCCGTGATCGTCGACCGCACCAGCGACGTCACCCCGGCGGCGCGGGCACAGGCCGCCGCCGACGCGGGCGCGACGCTGCTCGTCGTCGTCAACAGCACCCCGGGACGCCTGTACCAGAGCTACGGCGGCGCCGACGGGCTCACCGTCGCCTCCGTGCGGCAGGGCGACGGCGCACGCCTGATCTCCGAGGCCAAGTCGGGCAGCGGCCGGCTGCGGGTGAAGCAGCAGCAGTACCCGGACTACAGCTACGACCTGGTGCAGCAGTTCAAGGACGTCATCCCGGACAAGTCCCTGGCGTACAAGCCGGACGACCACGATCTGGCCCGCGTGGAAAACAGCGTGTATGCGGCGCCTGGCACCCTCGGCTACGGCGGGCGCTACTTCATCCCGGCGTGGGGTGCGGGTCTGGGCGGTGACGCCTACGAGAAGTGGTCGCGGACGACGACGGAGTACGTCACCGGCAACACCACCGCCGTCGGGTCCTGGTACGAGCAGCACACCGGACTCGGAGCGGCGGACGGCTACTTCGAGCGCGCGTCGACGGACTCGTACGCCGGTGGCCGCCGCTATGACGCCGCCTGGTTCAAGCCGGTCCAGGCCCCGCGCCTGGGCGACACGTACGTCCCCTACCAGACGAGCACCAACACCCTGAGCTGGAACGTCGCCATGTGGTCCGGCGGTGACGACGGCCATGTCGGGGCCGGCGGCGGCACCAAGCAGACCACGCTCTACCGCGGCGACACCCAGCTGGCCACGTCCAAGTCCCAGTCGGGCCGTGCGTACAACCTGTCGGCGGGCTCGTACAAGCTCATCGCGACCGGGCAGCGCACCACCGCCGCCTGGCCCGGCACCACGAGCACGAGCACCACGTGGGGCTTCGACTACAAGCCACTGCCGACAGGAACGGCCCGTGCGAATGTGCCGATGCTGAACCTCGACTACGACGTCGACACGGATCTGCAGGGCACGGCCAGGGCGGGCAAGCGCCTCACCCTGGGCCTGCGCTCGGCGACGTACGACGGGGCGACCGCTGCCACGTCGGCCGCCCTTCAGGTCTCGTACGACGACGGGGTGACCTGGCAGGACGCCAAGCTCAAGCGGGCCGGTGACGGCAGCTGGACGACGGTCCTGGACACACCGCGCGACGCGAAGTCGGTGTCGCTGCGGGCGACGGCCGGGGCGCCGGGCGGGCTGACGATCGGCCAGGACGTGAGCCGGGCGATCACGCTGAAGTAG
- a CDS encoding IS3 family transposase (programmed frameshift), whose translation MARPSSYPVELRKRAVRMVGEVRGDYPNESAAVRAVAQKLGIGSAETLRNWVRRDEIDSGQRPGTTSEESAAMKALKKENAELRRANDILKAAAFFLRGRARPATHTLVAFIDEHRARFGGVEPICRVLAEHDCKIAPSTYYAAKKRAAEPSARQVRDAVLKDAITEVHEANYRVYGARKVWRELHRQGHTVARCTVERLMRELGITGAVRGRKVITTIQDSSVERAPDLLDRKFVASAPNRYWVADFTHVKTWSGVVYVAFVVDTFSRRIVGWSAATSKETKLVLDTLDMALWQRDRDEHPHRRGELIHHSDAGSQYTSFRLAEHLAAAGIAASIGSVGDAYDNALMESAIGLFKTELIKPGRPWRTLSQVELATAEWVDWYCHRRLHGEIGHIPPVEYETNYYRATTKPQVTTAI comes from the exons ATGGCACGCCCTTCCTCTTATCCCGTTGAGCTGCGCAAACGAGCGGTTCGTATGGTCGGCGAGGTCCGCGGTGACTACCCGAACGAGTCGGCTGCCGTGCGGGCGGTCGCCCAGAAGCTCGGTATCGGTTCGGCCGAGACCCTGCGGAACTGGGTCAGGCGGGACGAGATCGACTCCGGGCAGCGTCCGGGCACGACGTCGGAGGAGTCCGCGGCGATGAAGGCGTTGAAGAAGGAGAACGCCGAATTGCGCCGCGCGAACGACATCCTGAAGGCTGCGGCGT TCTTTCTTCGCGGCCGAGCTCGACCGGCCACACACACGCTCGTAGCGTTCATCGACGAGCACCGGGCCCGCTTCGGCGGTGTCGAGCCGATCTGCCGCGTACTCGCCGAGCACGACTGCAAGATCGCCCCCTCCACCTACTACGCGGCGAAGAAACGCGCCGCCGAACCTTCGGCCAGACAGGTGCGGGACGCCGTCCTCAAGGACGCGATCACCGAGGTCCACGAGGCCAACTACCGTGTCTACGGCGCCAGGAAAGTCTGGCGCGAGCTGCACCGACAGGGCCACACCGTGGCCCGGTGCACCGTCGAACGTCTCATGCGCGAGCTCGGCATCACCGGCGCCGTCCGCGGAAGGAAGGTCATCACCACGATCCAGGACAGCAGCGTCGAGCGGGCACCGGACCTGCTGGACCGCAAGTTCGTCGCGTCGGCCCCCAACCGCTACTGGGTCGCCGACTTCACCCACGTCAAGACCTGGTCGGGGGTCGTCTACGTCGCCTTCGTCGTCGACACCTTCTCCCGCCGGATCGTCGGCTGGTCCGCTGCCACATCGAAGGAGACCAAGCTCGTCCTGGACACTCTGGACATGGCCCTGTGGCAACGCGACCGCGATGAACACCCCCACCGGCGCGGCGAGTTGATACATCATTCCGATGCCGGGTCGCAGTACACGAGCTTCCGGCTCGCCGAGCACCTGGCAGCCGCCGGCATCGCCGCCTCGATCGGCTCGGTCGGCGACGCCTACGACAACGCCCTCATGGAGTCCGCGATCGGCCTGTTCAAGACCGAGCTGATCAAACCGGGGCGCCCCTGGAGGACTCTTTCCCAGGTCGAGCTCGCTACCGCGGAGTGGGTGGACTGGTACTGCCACCGCCGGCTCCACGGTGAAATAGGGCACATCCCACCCGTCGAATACGAGACCAACTACTACCGCGCGACCACGAAACCCCAGGTCACAACCGCAATATGA
- a CDS encoding replication-relaxation family protein → MTDTIDAFRQSPPLPTKPIARRAGTGPAVAAQARVLAARPRGLGHLRGWETEVALPVAGTFTTPARGSLRADAVLQAPEDGVPVLFVEVDNHTEPAAVVARKIEPGRDPRAR, encoded by the coding sequence GTGACAGACACGATCGACGCGTTCCGCCAGTCTCCACCCCTTCCCACGAAACCCATCGCCCGCCGTGCCGGCACCGGGCCGGCGGTGGCCGCGCAGGCCCGGGTGCTGGCGGCCCGGCCCCGGGGTCTGGGGCATCTGCGGGGGTGGGAGACGGAGGTCGCTCTCCCCGTGGCGGGGACGTTCACGACGCCGGCGCGGGGGAGTCTGCGTGCGGACGCGGTGCTCCAGGCGCCGGAGGACGGGGTCCCGGTGCTGTTCGTAGAGGTCGACAACCACACCGAGCCCGCCGCCGTGGTGGCCAGGAAGATCGAACCGGGTAGGGACCCGCGTGCACGGTGA
- a CDS encoding MFS transporter, with amino-acid sequence MLLERGPRRTLALATFISMIGNGLFMTGAALFFTRSVGLSVTQVGLAMGVAALVGLVAGVPAGRVADRHGPRETYLVIQCVQAAAMAALVLVHSFWAFVLTISLTQFAASAGAAARGPLTRGFAGPNPTKYRSYLRATANLAGACGAVMAGVVVQVDTRGAYVALILANALSFLLCAAIVTRLPHLPPVREPEPMSASEAPSASQWGVLKDLPYAVVTALDSLLSLQGHVLVFALPLWIVGHSQTPHWLIGACGVVNTLMVVAFQVRASRGVVDNASAGRGAVRSGVAFLLGMAAIAAAAGMPGWLAAVLIVAGVVVHTIGELWHAAASFELSFGLAPARAQGQYSGLQATGTGLASSLAPSVLALFCITWGVPGWLALGGVFVLAGLAMPSAVRWAEQSRAAAAGQDAVLA; translated from the coding sequence GTGCTGCTCGAACGCGGGCCGCGGCGGACGCTGGCGCTGGCAACGTTCATCAGCATGATCGGCAATGGTCTCTTCATGACCGGCGCCGCTCTGTTCTTTACCCGCTCGGTCGGCCTGTCGGTGACGCAGGTCGGTCTGGCCATGGGGGTGGCGGCCTTGGTGGGCCTGGTGGCTGGGGTGCCGGCGGGGCGGGTGGCCGACCGGCACGGGCCGCGTGAGACGTACCTGGTGATCCAGTGCGTGCAGGCCGCGGCGATGGCGGCGCTGGTGCTGGTGCACTCGTTCTGGGCGTTCGTCCTGACCATCTCGCTCACCCAGTTCGCGGCCTCGGCCGGAGCTGCGGCCCGGGGGCCGCTAACGCGCGGCTTCGCGGGGCCGAACCCGACGAAGTACCGGTCCTACCTGCGGGCGACGGCCAACCTCGCCGGAGCGTGCGGTGCGGTCATGGCCGGCGTGGTGGTGCAGGTGGACACGCGAGGCGCGTACGTGGCACTGATCCTGGCCAACGCCCTGAGCTTCCTGCTCTGCGCGGCCATTGTGACCCGACTGCCGCACCTGCCGCCTGTGCGCGAACCGGAGCCCATGTCCGCATCGGAGGCGCCCTCTGCCAGCCAGTGGGGCGTCCTGAAGGACCTCCCGTACGCGGTGGTGACCGCGCTCGACTCGCTCCTCTCGCTTCAGGGACACGTTCTGGTGTTCGCGCTACCGCTGTGGATCGTCGGCCACAGCCAAACACCCCACTGGCTGATCGGGGCATGCGGGGTGGTCAACACGCTGATGGTGGTGGCGTTCCAGGTACGGGCGAGCCGGGGTGTCGTCGACAACGCCTCTGCGGGACGGGGCGCGGTCCGTTCCGGCGTGGCGTTCCTGCTCGGCATGGCGGCGATCGCGGCTGCTGCGGGGATGCCAGGGTGGCTCGCCGCCGTGCTGATCGTCGCGGGTGTCGTCGTGCACACGATCGGCGAGCTCTGGCACGCGGCGGCCTCGTTCGAGCTGAGCTTCGGACTCGCGCCCGCCCGGGCTCAGGGTCAGTACTCCGGACTTCAAGCCACCGGAACGGGCCTGGCGAGCTCCCTGGCGCCGTCGGTCCTGGCCCTGTTCTGCATCACCTGGGGCGTTCCCGGCTGGCTGGCGCTGGGCGGCGTCTTCGTGCTTGCGGGATTGGCGATGCCGTCTGCGGTCCGGTGGGCCGAGCAGAGCCGCGCGGCAGCAGCAGGGCAGGACGCTGTTCTGGCATGA